A region of the Polaribacter sp. L3A8 genome:
TTATGAGGTTCGTTTAACTAAAATAATAAGGTGAGTTTTAATTCATTTTATCAGAAGTTAAACGAAGTTAGTTGTTTTTTTGATAAAATAAAGTATGTACTCTTACAAATAGATAATAGTCGCCACTCTATAAACGTCTTTTTTTAATGGTAGTGTAGGTAGTAATTATGTATATGTTTAATAAATAAAAGAATTTTTTTAACTGAGTTTTTTACCCTGAAATATAATTTCCATACTTTATTTTTCGGAGCAAATAAATGGTTAGACTTGATATAAAGAAGCAAATTATTGACGTTACAGGGATACTAATGAGTGGGTTTGAAAACTTCCAATTTATTCCAATTTTATTTAAAAGAATTAGTATAAGAATGTGAACTAAATAAATTCCAAAACTCTGATTACTCAAAAATAAAATTAAGTTTTTAATTATTTTGTTTTTAATTATTAAATTCTTAAAAAACAGAAAAACACCTATAGAACTAATTAGTACATTAGGTGTTAGGTACTCATATAAGTATTCTGAGAATTTATTGTTTTTATGAGTTAAATAGTGTGTGCCCCAGATAGTGATTGTTGTTCCTATTATTATGAATAGGACTGGTATATATTTATTTTTTATTGTTAAATTAGATAAGAAATAACCTAATACTAAATATCCAATATATCCAGAAAAATTAGTCAAAGGAATATTGGGAAGATAAGTCTTCAAATAAGGAATACTGTAAATTATTGTGGCAAACCAAATTATTAAAAAGTAAAGTATTTCATTTTTACTCGAGTTTTTAATCCA
Encoded here:
- a CDS encoding acyltransferase is translated as MKEKIIWLDSLRVISTFAVILLHVSGLILYEYGRVTEEIWNIGNFYDGMVRFCVPVFFMLSGALLLSKDYELSYFFKKRFWRIIPPLIFWSLIYIFYDYVLVGEKSFSPISFIKMVIRNIFYGSQGHLWFVYTLLGLYLFIPILRKWIKNSSKNEILYFLIIWFATIIYSIPYLKTYLPNIPLTNFSGYIGYLVLGYFLSNLTIKNKYIPVLFIIIGTTITIWGTHYLTHKNNKFSEYLYEYLTPNVLISSIGVFLFFKNLIIKNKIIKNLILFLSNQSFGIYLVHILILILLNKIGINWKFSNPLISIPVTSIICFFISSLTIYLLRKIKYGNYISG